A single region of the Triticum dicoccoides isolate Atlit2015 ecotype Zavitan chromosome 2B, WEW_v2.0, whole genome shotgun sequence genome encodes:
- the LOC119360274 gene encoding probable carbohydrate esterase At4g34215 encodes MKPPARRPLLGVLAAAALLSCLLLLAPPPRHLFPSSSSARAPTSPYAHRPKLLFLLAGQSNMAGRGAPTSPLPPPYLPHPRLLRLAHKTCGLGPAMPFAHRLLLSSSPSPSSLPAPSAVSDPAGEDSDPLVLGLVPCAVGGTRIWMWARGQPLYEAAVARARAAVAGGGGALGAVLWFQGESDTVEVDDARAYGGNMERLVADLREDLGSPNLLVIQVGLASGEGNYTDIVRDAQKSINLPNVILVDAMGLPLSDDQLHLSTEAQLRLGEMLAQAYLEFESSRDRKL; translated from the exons ATGAAGCCGCCGGCGCGGCGGCCGCTGCTGGgcgtgctggcggcggcggcgttgcTCTCCTGCCTGCTCCtcctcgccccgccgccccgccacctcttcccctcctcctcctccgcccgcgcCCCCACCTCGCCCTACGCGCACCGCCCCAAGCTGCTCTTCCTCCTGGCCGGCCAGTCCAACATGGCCGGccggggcgcgcccacctccccgCTCCCTCCCCCCTACCTCCCCCAcccccgcctcctccgcctcgcc CACAAGACCTGCGGCCTCGGCCCCGCCATGCCCTTCGcgcaccgcctcctcctctcctcctccccctcgccctcctccCTCCCCGCGCCCTCCGCCGTCTCCGACCCCGCCGGCGAGGACTCCGACCCGCTGGTGCTCGGCCTCGTCCCCTGCGCGGTCGGCGGCACCAGGATCTGGATGTGGGCTAGGGGCCAGCCGCTGTACGAGGCCGCCGTCGCCAGGGCGCGCGCCgccgtggcgggcggcggcggggcgctcggCGCCGTGCTGTGGTTCCAGGGCGAGAGCGACACCGTCGAGGTCGACGACGCCCGCGCCTACGGCGGCAACATGGAGCGCCTCGTCGCCGATCTCAGGGAGGATCTCGGCTCGCCCAATCTGCTCGTCATCCAG GTTGGTCTTGCATCAGGGGAGGGGAATTACACCGACATCGTAAGAGATGCTCAGAAAAGTATCAATCTTCCCAACGTGATTCTCGTCGACGCCATGGGTCTGCCGCTCAGCGACGACCAGCTGCACCTCTCCACAGAAGCTCAACTCCGGCTCGGCGAAATGTTGGCGCAAGCCTATCTAGAATTCGAGTCATCCAGAGATCGCAAGCTATAG